Genomic segment of Arachis stenosperma cultivar V10309 chromosome 4, arast.V10309.gnm1.PFL2, whole genome shotgun sequence:
GTGCCTTGAAGTCCAGGgcaactaataataataatggtttTGATGATGTTAATGGAGGGAAAGATTTGGAGGCAACATCAACAACAAccttagagattggtgatgatGTTGGTACTAGGCCTCCTTTTAGGAAGTTGATGAAGCTTGTGTGGATAAAACTTGCAATGAATCCAAATTCCTATGGGTGTGTCATTGGGATTTCTTGGGCTTTCATCTCTAATAGGTATACTCTATGTCCTTCATTGacaataattatttattacatgaagtTTATTATTATGGTGGTTTATGATGATtatataatttaagtgtggtcaAAATTAagtttacaatttttttattatttagtaattataataaaattttaagtgtTGGCAAAGTTATATATAACTACCTTACTACCATAACAATACTATCATAATAGGCACCTGCTATTAACATTTCTACATGTATTAACATTGACTATATGTATGTTTTGATTAACCATATATGCATGCATGAGTAGTTGAAAATTTATATTAGAagttttcttttgttgtttttgtaCATTTGTTCAATATCAAGATTTTTCATTTTGACGAAAAGTAAGAGGAAAGAATTTTTCTTAGTTAATGTTAAGTTttggttaaaagaaataaagaaaggTTTACTAAAATTACTATAcattcttttaataatttatttttcatatattgTAAGGTAATTTTCTTTAACATGTGAATGATTTGTAACTACATGGTATAATAATTTGCAAAAAAAATTGAGATAATGAATTAAATAATTaggttaaataataatattcttATTTATGTtgagcaagtatttttgaagaagatagaATATGTTACTACATGTGTATTATAATTGATGCTAAAATATGATGTTGGAATATATATAATAGCAATGTATAGTAGTTGGGTGTAACTACAtgagtatatatataaatataggtggAATTTGGAGATGCCAAGCATAGTAGAAGGTTCTATATCTATCATGTCAAAGACTGGTACCGGCACTGCCATGTTTAGTATGGGTGAGTGTCATACATCACatgcttaattaattaattaattattaattaattaattaattaatatttgttttaattaattatcactaattaaataataacttCACTTTAATTAAGGTTGGAATATGATGAgtcaatttcaggtatttttatGGCACTACAAGAGAAGGTGATAGCTTGTGGAACAAGTATGACTGTGTTTGGTTTGGTTTTAAAGTTCATAGCTGGACCAGCAGCCATGGCTATAAGTTGCATTGCTGTTGGATTGCGTGGTGATGTTTTAAAAGTCGCTATCATTCAGGTGCATATATAGTACATAcaactttttcatttttctttttgttttattctcaAACATTTATACTTAGACAATTATTCCTATAAAGATGTTTTCATGTAATGGTATAATTTAGATATTATTGGCATGTAtgtattatattaaataatttaattaaatgtattaaattatctaatgatttttatttattatttttatataaaactatttttacTGGCATAATcatttcattattattattaggttaaattattttatcaatccttcaataaatttataattaagttcttataatttttaaaaattttcaattgaatttttatactattttaaattttgtaattagatttTTATCATACTAAAAGAGTTAGAATTAACATAATATTTacaaataaaagaatttttaaatttagaaatttCTCCTTAAAGTATgggcatttttattttttttaaaaaaatattttattaattctaaCTTTTTGGTACGAcacctaattataaaattttaaatagtataaaattcaatcgtaaacttttaaattataagaacttaaatataaatttagtaCCATTATAGGACCGATGGAATAATTTACCCTTATGTTATTATTAGGTCAAACAATGCCTTGAAagttgtattttctttttctatcaaTGACCGTTTATAActttgaacaaaaaaaaattgccTTGAAATATTACATGTGATTCATCAACTGTTTGATCGATGAAATATATGATATAAGAAACTGTATAATTTTGTTTAGATTAATAACAAAATGTTATTTaatctgaaatttttagatGGTGGGTTATAAGTTAGAATGACATTGCATTATATATATAGCAAGGCATGAGTCATATATACATATTTGATATTCTAATTGAATATTGTATGCACAATATATTACATGTTTTACTAAAGCTAgcatatataatttaattaattatagtaattGAGTCATTAATTACTTTGATGTCGCCACAACTTTAATTTGTATATGATTAAGTGGCATGAACCATGATATTGATATGTGACTATGTCCACCAAAACACACTACGAAGTATGAGTGATATAGTATAGtgattaatataatttattaatattaatattcttATATTATAAATCAGTTCAAAGAAGCAAATttgatgtgtgtgtgtgagagagagagagagagagagagagagagagagagagagagagagagagagagagagagagagagagagagagagaggtggaaCAAGTGTACACACACTAAATACCGAAAGGGCATTCACACATGACTCAACCTCCTTTCTTTTCTGTCGAAGTGGCACACACAAAATAAATGTTTAAGTTAACATATATTCTAAgattattaattgaaaaaaaaaataaaagtttctaGTAATAGTAATCTAATATACATCTTAATCGTGATCATTGAGTGGATGAATTGTGTGGCATGCAGGCAGCAGTACCACAGTCCATAACTTCCTTCATTTTTGCCAAAGAGTATGGATTGCACCCTGAGATTCTCAGCACTGCGTAAGTCCTTTTCTTCTTAATAATCTACAATCATATTATAACGGATCAAATTCTTCTAAACtgagaaaattaataaaatgataaaataagaCTCTAATCACTCTTGAATTAAAATAGTGTAAAGCGGTTCTATACATGTATCAAATTACATAACGTATTAATAGCCTTAAATTTTAGTAGAGTAGAGAAAAAAATAACTTAGTGCTTATACTATTATTGATGTATTGTTCGGTTGTTCCTGATAGTTATGATCTGAATTTTGAGCTAATATTTTTTACTTCATGGTTAACAGGGTGATCTTTGGGATGATTGTTTCCCTTCCAGTTCTAATTGCCTACTATGCAATATTGGAGTTTATTCATTAACCCACCAAAAAAAAGGCGTCTGAAAGAGAGAATTGTTCAACGTTGAATTgttatttgtaatttatttatgTCCATGTTGCAATTTGTAATTTACTTAGTAGTATTATTATTACGGTAGCCAATCAATTTTCCCATGAATTGTAACACAAACCTTGAAAAGATTCCATGTTTTGATTGACCATTTCAGAGGCATGTGTAAATCAaacagaataattaatttaaaaagttcTAGTTATTGATTGA
This window contains:
- the LOC130973272 gene encoding auxin efflux carrier component 5 — translated: MIGWEDVYKVVVAMVPLYVALMLGYGSVKWWRIIPREQCDAINRLVCYFTMPLFTFEFTAHIDPFKMNFLFIGADTISKFIIVLVLVFWAKFSSKGSYGWSITSFSLCTLTNALVVGVPMLKAMYGPTGVDLVVQSSVVQVIWLSLLLFVLEFRRAGIEGATANIIVDDGALKSRATNNNNGFDDVNGGKDLEATSTTTLEIGDDVGTRPPFRKLMKLVWIKLAMNPNSYGCVIGISWAFISNRWNLEMPSIVEGSISIMSKTGTGTAMFSMGIFMALQEKVIACGTSMTVFGLVLKFIAGPAAMAISCIAVGLRGDVLKVAIIQAAVPQSITSFIFAKEYGLHPEILSTAVIFGMIVSLPVLIAYYAILEFIH